Proteins encoded in a region of the Falco rusticolus isolate bFalRus1 chromosome 10, bFalRus1.pri, whole genome shotgun sequence genome:
- the ITCH gene encoding E3 ubiquitin-protein ligase Itchy homolog, which yields MAGSGSRSGPSSGFSMKSQLQITVISAKLKEKNKWFGPSPYVEVSVDGQSKKTEKCNNTNSPKWKQHLTVIVTPVSKLNFRVWSHQTLKSDVLLGSAALDIHETLKSNSMKLEQVVVTLHLVGDREPAEVVGDLSVCLDGMQVDPELLTNGDASSTRSPTQNDSSKIRNDTRTNSNGLESCEDVVPNENKTVNGSDSPLLTNGNCKPTRPPRPSRPPPPTPRRPASVAASVNGPSSTSMENDGASAGSLAGTAANTSSEQSPEGATAATTAPATAALTTPPVSRQVQPVNPPPQALPTVSQGPLPPGWEQRVDQHGRVYYVDHVEKRTTWDRPEPLPPSWERRVDNMGRIYYVDHFTRTTTWQRPTLESVRNYEQWQLQRSQLQGAMQQFNQRFIYGNQDFSSTQNKEFDPLGPLPHGWEKRTDSNGRVYFVNHNTRITQWEDPRSQGQLNEKPLPEGWEMRFTVDGIPYFVDHNRRTTTYIDPRTGKSALDNGPQIAYVRDFKAKVHYFRFWCQQLAMPQHIKITVSRKTLFEDSFQQIMSFSPQDLRRRLWVIFPGEEGLDYGGVAREWFFLLSHEVLNPMYCLFEYAGKDNYCLQINPASYINPDHLKYFRFIGRFIAMALFHGKFIDTGFSLPFYKRILNKPVGLKDLESVDPEFYNSLIWVKENDIEECGLEMFFSVDKEILGEIKSHDLKPNGSNILVTEENKEEYIRLVAEWRLSRGVEEQTQAFFEGFNEILPQQYLQYFDAKELEVLLCGMQEIDLNDWQRHAIYRHYTRTSRQIVWFWQFVKEIDNEKRMRLLQFVTGTCRLPVGGFADLMGSNGPQKFCIEKVGKENWLPRSHTCFNRLDLPPYKNYEQLKEKLLFAIEETEGFGQE from the exons ATGGCTGGCAGTGGGTCCAGATCAGGACCATCCAGTGGCTTTTCCATGAAATCACAGCTTCAAATCACTG ttatttcagcaaaactaaaagaaaaaaataaatggtttggACCTAGCCCTTATGTAGAAGTCTCAGTAGATGGACAGtcaaagaagacagaaaaatgcaacaatACAAATAGTCCGAAGTGGAAACAGCATCTTACAGT aattgtCACTCCTgtaagtaaattaaattttcgAGTCTGGAGCCATCAAACATTAAAATCTGATGTCCTTCTGGGAAGTGCTGCTTTGGATATTCATGAGACTTTGAAATCAAACAGTATGAAAC TTGAGCAGGTAGTGGTGACATTGCATCTTGTTGGTGACAGAGAACCAGCAGAAGTGGTAGGAgatttgtctgtctgtctagATGGGATGCAGGTAGATCCTGAGCTCCTAACCAATGGTGATGCCTCAAGTACAAGAA GTCCTACACAGAATGATAGCTCCAAAATAAGGAATGATACACG GACTAACTCAAATGGCCTCGAAAGCTGTGAAGACGTTGTTCCCAATGAAAACAAGACTGTTAATGGCAGCGATTCTCCGTTGCTCACAAATGGAAACTGCAAACCTACTAGACCTCCCAGGCCTTCCAGACCACCTCCGCCCACACCCCGCAGACCTGCATCCGTAGCTG CAAGCGTAAATGGTCCTTCATCCACATCCATGGAAAACGATGGGGCCAGTGCAGGATCACTGGCAGGTACAGCTGCAAATACATCTTCAGAACAGAGCCCTGAGGGGGCAACAGCTGCAACAACAGCTCCTGCAACTGCTGCACTCACCACTCCTCCTGTATCAAGACAAGTCCAGCCAGTAAATCCTCCACCTCAGGCACTTCCTACAGTCAGTCAAGGTCCTCTTCCACCTGG ttgggaGCAACGAGTAGACCAACATGGTCGAGTATATTACGTAGATCATGTTGAAAAAAGAACGACATGGGATCGGCCAGAGCCTCTTCCTCCAAG ctgggaGCGACGAGTTGACAACATGGGAAGAATTTATTACGTTGACCACTTCACTAGAACAACAACATGGCAGAGACCAACGTTAGAGTCTGTCCGAAATTATGAGCAGTGGCAGCTTCAGCGCAGTCAGCTTCAAGGAGCTATGCAGCAGTTTAATCAGAGATTTATATATGGG AACCAGGACTTTTCGTCCACACAGAACAAAGAGTTTGATCCTCTTGGCCCTCTGCCACATGGATGGG aaaaaagaacagacagCAATGGCAGAGTGTATTTTGTCAATCACAACACACGAATCACTCAGTGGGAAGATCCCAGGAGTCAGGG TCAATTAAATGAGAAACCCTTACCAGAGGGCTGGGAAATGCGGTTTACTGTGGATGGTATTCCATATTTTGTGGATCACAATAGAAGAACAACTACATATATAGATCCCCGCACGGGCAAGTCTGCTCT AGACAATGGACCCCAGATAGCTTATGTGCGTGATTTCAAGGCAAAGGTCCATTATTTCAGATTCTGGTGTCAG caacTGGCAATGCCACAGCACATAAAGATTACAGTGAGCAGAAAAACGTTATTTGAGGATTCATTTCAACAG aTAATGAGCTTCAGCCCTCAGGATCTACGGAGACGTTTATGGGTTATTTTCCCTGGTGAAGAAGGCTTAGATTATGGAGGTGTTGCAAG GGAGTGGTTCTTTCTATTGTCACATGAAGTTTTGAACCCAATGTATTGCCTGTTTGAATATGCAGGAAAAGATAACTACTGCTTACAGATAAACCCAGCCTCTTATATTAATCCAGACCATCTGAAATACTTCCGATTTATTGGAAGATTCATTGCCATG GCTTTGTTCCATGGGAAATTCATTGACACTGGTTTCTCTCTGCCGTTCTATAAACGTATCCTAAACAAGCCAGTAGGACTCAAGGATTTAGAATCTGTTGACCCAGAGTTTTACAACTCTCTCATCTGGGTAAA agagAATGATATTGAAGAATGTGgcttggaaatgtttttctcagttGATAAAGAAATTCTAGGTGAAATCAAAAGCCATGATTTGAAGCCAAATGGTAGCAACATTCTggtcacagaagaaaataaagaagaatacATTAG GCTAGTAGCAGAATGGCGACTTTCCCGAGGTGTTGAGGAGCAGACACAGGCTTTCTTTGAAGGCTTCAATGAAATTCTGCCACAACagtatttgcagtattttgatGCTAAGGAACTAGAG GTGCTTCTGTGTGGAATGCAAGAAATTGATCTGAATGACTGGCAGAGACATGCCATCTACCGGCACTATACTAGGACCAGCAGACAAATAGTGTGGTTCTGGCAG tttgtgaaaGAAATAGATAATGAGAAGAGAATGAGACTCCTGCAGTTTGTTACTGGAACCTGCAGATTACCAGTGGGAGGATTTGCTGACCTCATGG GGAGCAACGGACCCCAAAAATTCTGTATTGAAAAAgttggaaaggaaaactggTTACCTAGAAGTCATACCTG tttcaatcGCTTAGACCTTCCACCCTATAAGAATTATGAGCAGttgaaggaaaagctgttgtTCGCaattgaagaaacagaaggatttGGGCAAGAGTAG